From the genome of Vanessa cardui chromosome 17, ilVanCard2.1, whole genome shotgun sequence:
atgtaatttttacctGAATcctcattttcatttttatcaaaCGATTTGTCTTCCAAGCGCGTGACATCGAGTAAAATACCCGCGTCGAGAGATGTTTCTGTTGCTGTACTATCTCTTTGACAGAGATTTCCTGTCCTTCTCTTTCGAGTTCCATAAGTATGAACAGGCACTATTAGTTTTGGTCGAGGAATCGAGAAATCGGAGTCAGAACCACTTGATGAACTTTTAGCACTTCGCGGAAACGCACCATTTTTACTAGTTACACGTTCTTCACTAATACGATCTCTAGGcgaattaaaagataaaatgtcGTTATACCTATCATACCGGTCTTCACTTTTCACTCTCACCGTATTATATAACTTTCCGTATTTATCCGGTTTAATTTGTCTAGCACCGTTTGTAGTCCTAATAGTATCACTTTCCTTTCCTAAATCAACAGAATGGTGTCCATTGCCAGTCACGACCGGTGGCTGTTGACTTCCTCGAAACATTCCGTACTGCATAAGTGTCAGCTGTTCGCTCGGAGAAAGATTTCGTTTTGGTTGTGTGACGGTAACTCCATTGTAGACTTTACTTTCTTCTTCGTGTGTATCGAGATAAGATCGTAAGGGTGCCCTACCTTCGCTTTTTACTCTTAAAGATTTAGAGCGAAAACTAGGTTTGATATTGTCTGCACGTCCGTTCCGTTCTTTGCCGGGTTGTGTTGTGCGCTTAGGAAGTGGTTCGCATGTAGATAACGATTCGTTAATAGGATGCATGTATAAACCCAAATCTTCCGGCTCACTATCCATGTCGAGGTTTTTATTTCCTGATCTAGATTTAATCGGCGTTAAATCTAAGGTTGCCATTGAATTGATTAATTGATACATAGTATCGTTGCCATATCCACGAACCGTTCCATTGGATTTTATATCGCCATTAAGAACATTTCGTTCTTTTCTTGGTTCTTTTTGcatctgtttaattttatcgcTATCAGTGTCATTATTTTGTTGACTGACTCTTGAATAGTATTCGTAATATGACTCGGACGATGGATCAGGCGGTACTGGTCCTGGGTCAGGGAGAGGATAATAGCTCTTTTTAGAGTCAACTTTTCTTTGACGATGTGCATATTTAAGAGAATCTTTCCTCTGTGGGGGAACTGGGGCTTGTCGATCACTAGAGGCAAAAGCCTCAATATCCCAATCGGTGAAATTTCTTCGCTTCACTCTTCTCAATGTCGATGGTTTATAACCATTTGGCATATCTTTAAAACTGTAgctatgttttaatttatttggcgAAAGGAAATTATTATTGGCCCTTGCCTTTTCTTCGATATCCTGTTGATATTTTGCTAGCTGTGATATATTTTCGTTAGAAAcgttgttgttgtagttataCCGTTGACGCGTCTGTGTATAGGTGTCGTCATTTTCTTCCTTTTCGACAGTTCGCCCCACATCTCGACAAGATTTACTTCTAGATATTGAATTAAAGCTAGACCTGGATTGATTGTCATCCTCTTTATAATTCTGGAGATTGTTTGCCCCGACCCAATTAGCGGCGTAAACAAGGTCCATAGTTCTATCGTTGATAGAAAGCCAAGGATCCTCCATGACCGCTTTCCCTGGATAATGTTTGATTTTCATAATGTTTTCAATTTCTTAACAGCCTGAAGTGTATTTTTGCTTTGTGAACCGTTCCTTGAATATAGTCCTGTTATGAGCAGCATTGATTCCATTGTAGcacttaatttcatatttacactattgaaacattattttttgtcacCGAACCTGAGaacattatataacaatacCCTTTATGCCACAACAGATTTTTGGTTTgtatcacatttatttaaacatactaTTTCATTTTACGTGACTCATGAGGAGATCGTGTGAGTCATAGTCTGTGGATGTGACAAGTtctgtgttattattataaaacgtgtTAGATCATATTCAAAGGCAAAACtagtattattattctaaattcaaaaatactttcataatCATATCGTTTTTGATGCATCCAAAATAATTCAatcagatcaaatcaaatcgtTTGATTGGATAATTTATAGTTCACtagtgaaaatatttaaaagaaatactcTTTGTAAGAAGTAAGAATGGACGCGTCACGGAACGTAAACAAGAATTGCACAAGCCATCATTCCATGAGGAAACAACTGGGCCTCAAGAGTCCATCAATGTAAACTGTATCGTTACGCAATAATTAGATAATGGTCGAATGTATTCCGCGCACAGTAGCTGGTTTTTATCATTGTTATTACTGCGCTTTCACTGCGATTTAGTGCAACTCATTGGCGGCAGTGCAGACGCTACGAgacgttataatattaatataattaataaaactttttaatttaaaagattcaaGTATTCTAAtcaaagcacttttgaatcgtcatgttacaTCATTGGGTTAAGTGTAAATCTGTTAGCAATTCAAAATATAGGTCATACTTAATAAAAACGCCTATAAACTTAggagttactcttttcaaaCTAACACATATAAGTTAAcaataattagattattatttatccaGCATGGATTAAAATGAACTATCTGCTAGTAAATAGGTCATACCAAACAAAAACGGCTATCAACTAAGTTGTTACAATATTcagattatttaaacaaatgagttaataacattaaattatcatttatcttGCATGAAGATTAACGAATACTAAATAGTGTGATCAGTGTAAAGTCTTTATTGAGTTACTTTATTAAGCCATATTTGccaaagaatttttatttacgacttaAACGGTTAGGTATTCGTAACTCTAAATGTATCGTTTACTAGCGTACAATAtcttaatcttaaaatataggAATAGGTCATGAGTAATGTCTGATGTCTGCGTATTTGTGGGGCGTGTGTCTTTAACAAAACACTGACGATGTATAGACGAATGAAATGCTGAATTGTATCTTAAATATTCTTGGGTAACGATTGCAGATACTATAACTCATTTACATATGTTACTTTAAAGTCCAACCACGATTAAAAACATGGAATATTATGAAGCCGAAAtcgaaaaagtttataaatcaCGACAAAAAACGTATTAAAGATCGACCAAGAAATGAGCTTTCATATTTTGacgtctatttttatttatatactaacctaacctaatacACAAATTTGTAATCAGCATTTCTCGTTGTTGTGTTTGTGTTGTTGTAACTAgactaaaaaactaaatataaaattaataccaaataaaaatttgtatcgTCCACAATAATCGTAAATATAGATTATGACGCTgtcctaaaacaaaaactaatcgTTGGATAGTCCGATCAACTGTTGTATCGccagtatatttaaataattgaaataaactatTGTTAATTACTTATTGGTACAACGTAAACAAATGTCGTATATTATATTGCCGAATAATCGTATTCGGTAATACGTTCCTGACATTCGTAAACGAGCTTGAACTAAAACGTAACAAGTACGGTAAGTAAACTGTAAGGTATGACATACGATTAAGACGAGTATTCATACGATTAAGACTACTTGCATTATTTAGAATTACcctcaaattaaatcaaatcgataaaaaaatcgttccatttgaattaataaaataatctggacatgtcatttaaaaaaaagttatattcgaaatacaaaattttgcTTACAAAACAGGTTTCTATATTTGGCGACGagaacaaacaattttataatgattgcgtcacaatcattaataaatgtatgtataatctgTTTCATAacaagaaattataatttgaatctgGAACGAtacgtgtattttttataatttaatattccatacacaaaacaaaaacaatgctacgatttaatttgaaatatttaaaattagaacgatTACTTAAAATCATTAACTTCCTAACACAAATTCAATTGTTCAAGGCACGAGATAAGctaccaatttaaataaatcttcagTTTGTTAATTGTTGCATCGTTCTTAAATTGcagatacatacatactttgcaaattaaagttaattactAAACGCATGATCGAATTACTAGAAAACGATTTCTAGACCAATAGAGTTGAAACCAGTTCAACGATCCACATATCCAATGGACTGGCCATCGATACGTGAGAATCTAGGAACTTGAGAAATCTATACCTAGTTATCATAGTCTCATTAACAAGTAAAatgtataatagaaaataagatAAGATCTAACAAGCAACGGGCCTCCTAACTACTTATTAAAATACAGTAATGTTTTATACTGAGctaataagtaataaacttAACTCAGATTAAGAAAgtaaaaacagaataaaaatgaattagttTGTTGTCGCAAGGTAGGCCTTAAAGAAATTTCAATATGACAATTGCAATACAGTATAAAAATGtcctttaacatttttattagattaGATATAATAATCCAAGGAGCTGACTAACTGACACGACCTCAGAGAGACAATTCTCCAGATGCTAAAGCTAAAACTGTTGCTTTAAATACTTTCCAAGGCAAAGAAATGCAACACTGTTAAATGCTTAGTACCTATGACTATCATGAACGAAATGTTTACCAAAACACACCGTTTTTCTGATTAGTAATTCCTGAAAcctatatatttacagaattaCCCACACTAGAGACccatatacataaaacaaaagaataatgtaccaaatataaatatgttaattctTTAAAAACGTATTGATTTACAAAGGAATAAATCAAGAAGTACTCATAATCGTATATGAGCATCAAGAACTTGATGTCTGGCATTTGTATGAACAATGAGAAATAGATGTGAGTTCTTCGAgatattcaaaatgaatttgCATACAATTCAACACTTATATCGtgattaagtaattaaaatgaacttaatttaataatacagaaCTTCATATAAGAACGAAACAAAACTAAATAGGTATAATCCAATATATTGAATATggtagataatattattttctgagATACATAACATGGCTGAAAtactcataatatttaaaacacaaaagaAATGTCCAAGAGCTATTCCTGTCTTCGGAAGTGTTAAATTGGtcatcataaatttaattgctcAATTAAACAGAAGATTGCTCGTTCagaatatttgataatgataattatctACTTCAGTAGGAAACCACTTTAGTTAACAATGATACAATTACTGTTAAACTATACAAGATCAGTATCAAAGGCACTAAaatgttaaccgatgatattGATATTAGTTTTGAAACAATCAAAGTGAATAACATCACGTATATTCAATTAATACgtgttaatctatattaaaatatggaaGTAggattcataaaatattctaaagattCATAAATAGCTCATTTAgtgaaaacaaataaagttttatacaaaatattagacAATACTAGCAGCTAAGCTGTACCCGAGGGACTCTATGAATGGGGTTATTATCCAACCAAATAAAAGAGCGATATTCCCATTTATAAAAGAGCTATTCAACTAGCTCAATACAAATAATCTTTAAGCATTTCAGTTTTGAGAGAAATCTTTATGGTTCAAATtatcactaaatatatatttttaaattacacaaataatAGCAACTTTCTATGGTTTCGTGACTGTTTATTATAGCAGatactataattaaatgataaaatcgtCGTTATAGACGTGTGACGAGTGTATATACCACATTATTAAACCAGTATATCACGATCGTAATGTCAGTCACATTGATAAAGTCATAACTTTCTAATCCCTAAGTGAATTGATTGAAGAGACTGCATCTGCATATGTTACGCTTGGCATATACGAATATGCGTACGGCATTTTCGATATCTTAATATCAAAACTATTGGTCTATAATATGTGCACGGAGCGTGGCAAAtcgtaaattaaacaaaaccaGTTTTCTTTATTAACCATGCCAAACATCGTTTACGACTGTCTACCAATTAAGAAACTATATTtaggatttatatttaatgatgacACATTTGGTCAATTAATTGGAAATAAACGTCGtagcatttttaaatgtatcaaaaCATTGAAAGGTTGGAAGGCAAGACGTAGAAAGCTCCTTTCTTGAACATTAGTATGCTAAAATCTTTACCGTGAAGACAACGCTCCAAAATACTTTCACGACACATTCGGATAATGCACGCAAACATGACTCAAGAACAAATATCAAATGCTGAGATTTACTTTATAACATCGTTAGATAGAAATAACTAGCATAATTATAAGAGTCATAAATTCCATTCGTGATAACACTTTTAAAAGTAGTAAATTAAATCTTGATGTTGCAACAAAAGGTAACAAAATCGTTGTGGCATAAAGCGGACGTACGCTATCCGAACTTTTCATTACGATACACTTAATATCCTTTGAAATCTTTGTTGTGACAGCTGCAAGTTGCGCGAAAAAAACACCTTGACACGGCACTGAGCCTTGAAGCTCCACAACTTTGCAATTTATCACAACATTAcgaacataaaacaaaaacttagcATTACACAAATCATCATTCTTCAAACTGAGGTTCGTCGCGATTATTTCAAATTCGGAACGCCAGACATGGGCACGCGACGACCAATCGCGATAGCGTCGCCCCGCTTACTGCACTGCTGACTGCTCAGAACTCCGAAGTCCGAACTTGATCAACTCCTGCGCACGCACTGTTGACGTGTGCGAGCGAGAACTTGCACATACAGAGGGAGACAAAACATTTATACCTGACTTTAAAAGCTCTTActtcgtaaaaaaaaacaatgtaatagACAAGGTGGCTCTGCAAaaggttaaaatattttatatgaaaacaaaagcaaaattcTTTTACGaaagttaaagttattttaatgacTCGATACACgattatcataaatttaaatgtaatcgcCTTTTCAAAAGtaacaaagaaaaaagttttgaatatttaaaattcatgtaTACAATGTTGAACCACGATTTAGAAGACTTATAAAGGTAGTTTCATCAGCATTTGCTTTTCAGTTTGCTGAAATTGAAGGTTATGTATAAAATAGtccgaataaaataatatgtcactATAAAGTTACAATTCTAAAACCAAGATATTCGTATAAGTTACAGAGaaagtgaaattttaaatttacaagcCGTTTACAcgattaaatgtaaattaacacAGATAACTGTGTCAGAGTCACGTTACGTAAGTACCCATAATCCGGATAATAATATCGAAAATATTAGAAAACGAAAGGGAAAGTGTGGAGGAAAAATAGTCGGTTGAATAGATATGCCATAGGTTTAGTGTTTTTTAACCTTTAAGTTTCATTGATATGACATAGGTCGTAGTGACGTTGGCAAAGTGATTACACGTGGAACAGAAAATCGAGCATTGAGGTTTATTCATCAATCTATCGAATATCGCCGATCGAAA
Proteins encoded in this window:
- the LOC124536810 gene encoding cGMP-dependent protein kinase, isozyme 2 forms cD5/T2 isoform X1 — translated: MKIKHYPGKAVMEDPWLSINDRTMDLVYAANWVGANNLQNYKEDDNQSRSSFNSISRSKSCRDVGRTVEKEENDDTYTQTRQRYNYNNNVSNENISQLAKYQQDIEEKARANNNFLSPNKLKHSYSFKDMPNGYKPSTLRRVKRRNFTDWDIEAFASSDRQAPVPPQRKDSLKYAHRQRKVDSKKSYYPLPDPGPVPPDPSSESYYEYYSRVSQQNNDTDSDKIKQMQKEPRKERNVLNGDIKSNGTVRGYGNDTMYQLINSMATLDLTPIKSRSGNKNLDMDSEPEDLGLYMHPINESLSTCEPLPKRTTQPGKERNGRADNIKPSFRSKSLRVKSEGRAPLRSYLDTHEEESKVYNGVTVTQPKRNLSPSEQLTLMQYGMFRGSQQPPVVTGNGHHSVDLGKESDTIRTTNGARQIKPDKYGKLYNTVRVKSEDRYDRYNDILSFNSPRDRISEERVTSKNGAFPRSAKSSSSGSDSDFSIPRPKLIVPVHTYGTRKRRTGNLCQRDSTATETSLDAGILLDVTRLEDKSFDKNENEDSEGRVEVSRENKYLSTMAPGKVFGELAILYNCKRTATIKAATDCRLWAIERQCFQTIMMRTGLIRQAEYTDFLKSVPIFKNLSEDTLIKISDVLEETHYQNGDYIIRQGARGDTFFIISKGQVKVTQKQPNSNDEKFIRTLTKGDFFGEKALQGDDLRTANIVCDSPEGTTCLVIDRETFNQLISSLDEIRTKYKDEGDDRQRLNEEFANLRLSDLRIIATLGIGGFGRVELVQIQGDSSRSFALKQMKKAQIVETRQQQHIMSEKEIMSEMNCEFIVKLYKTFKDRKYLYMLMETCLGGELWTILRDRGQFDDSTTRFYTACVVEAFHYLHSRNIIYRDLKPENLLLDSKGYVKLVDFGFSKKLQASRKTWTFCGTPEYVAPEVIMNRGHDISADYWSLGVLMFELLTGSPPFTGADPMKTYNKILKGIDAVEFPRCITRNAANLIKKLCRDNPAERLGYQRGGITEIQKHKWFDGFNWEGLAQRTLDPPITPVVKSAIDTHNFDQYPPDADEPPPDDLSGWDSTF